A region from the Geobacter benzoatilyticus genome encodes:
- a CDS encoding cation-translocating P-type ATPase, with protein MDPIIRGEGKKMQWYQLTPGDCLDRLGSSAETGLTDDEARQRLARHGPNKLGDEEKISILSLAVHQFMSPLIAILLVAAIVTYLLGEWTDTGVILLVVFLNAVIGFFQEYKAEESVRALKGFVVSKARVVRGGREREIPGAGLVPGDIVLLASGGRVPADLRIIHAIELRVDESMLTGESLPAEKGAMPIAEESLIPGDQANMAFMGTAVVNGRARGVVVATGAATTLGEIAGEVREIGITKAPIQEKMERFARAIGILVLVASGVLFGIGILLGGTAKDMFMTAVAAAVATIPEGLPIVVTIALAVGVGRMARHNAIIRKLQAVETLGSTTIICSDKTGTLTKNEMTVTLLYDGRHTCEVTGGGYEPIGEILRDGLPVAAAGEEQLARLLRIGLLCNESDVYEEDGEWRVDGDPTEGALIVAALKGGLSPEAEEEAWPQTAIIPFESERGYMATIHDHGGKRFIFVKGAPERVLDMCTIDSAEREATLRIAGDFAAQGLRVLAHAWKEIPPETGKLIHDDAETGLCLAGLQGMIDPPRPEVVEAIRGCRRAGIRVVMITGDHGVTARAIAADLGIVRDDAPVLTGRELEGMSDEEFSDCVREVSVYARVAPEHKLRITRQMAASGEIVAMTGDGVNDAPALKAAHIGIAMGKGGTDVAKEASDMVLTDDNFASIFEAVREGRVVFDNLRKVTFFLIPTGVAAILSIIATMIMGMPIPYVPAQLLWINLVTNGLQDVAMAFEPGEKGVLDRPPRHPKEGLMSRLLIERTVLVGGLIAVGVVYTFTDALRNGATLENARTVAVTTMVFFQFFQAWNSRSETNSIFSLNLLSNPFLFVALIAAFFAQLAVLYVPALHVVFRTVPLTAAEWGTILAVSALVVVVVELDKWLRRRGQQEDD; from the coding sequence ATGGACCCGATTATTCGTGGAGAAGGCAAAAAGATGCAGTGGTACCAATTAACTCCAGGTGACTGTCTCGATCGCCTCGGTTCTTCCGCCGAAACCGGCCTTACCGATGATGAAGCCAGGCAGCGGCTCGCACGGCATGGTCCCAACAAGCTCGGCGACGAGGAAAAGATCAGCATCCTTTCCCTTGCAGTTCACCAGTTCATGAGCCCCCTTATTGCCATCCTCCTGGTGGCGGCCATTGTCACCTATCTGCTCGGAGAATGGACTGATACCGGCGTGATTCTGTTGGTGGTCTTTCTTAATGCCGTGATTGGCTTCTTCCAGGAATACAAGGCTGAAGAGAGTGTTCGGGCTCTCAAGGGGTTCGTGGTCTCCAAGGCTCGGGTGGTGCGTGGGGGGCGCGAGCGGGAGATCCCCGGTGCCGGCCTGGTGCCGGGGGATATCGTGCTCCTCGCTTCAGGGGGTAGGGTGCCGGCTGACCTGCGGATTATCCATGCCATTGAGCTTCGGGTGGACGAGTCGATGCTTACCGGCGAATCTCTCCCCGCCGAAAAGGGGGCGATGCCCATTGCCGAGGAGAGTCTGATTCCCGGCGATCAGGCCAACATGGCCTTCATGGGTACGGCGGTGGTGAACGGACGGGCACGGGGAGTCGTGGTTGCCACCGGCGCTGCCACCACGCTCGGCGAGATTGCGGGAGAAGTGCGAGAGATCGGAATAACCAAGGCACCAATCCAGGAGAAGATGGAACGGTTTGCCAGGGCAATCGGCATTCTGGTGCTTGTGGCGTCGGGAGTGTTGTTCGGCATCGGAATTCTTCTCGGGGGAACCGCCAAGGATATGTTCATGACGGCGGTTGCAGCGGCTGTGGCGACTATTCCCGAGGGGCTTCCCATTGTGGTGACCATAGCTCTGGCGGTGGGGGTCGGCCGGATGGCGCGGCACAACGCCATCATCCGCAAGCTCCAGGCCGTGGAGACCTTGGGGAGCACAACGATAATCTGCTCTGATAAGACCGGTACGCTCACTAAAAACGAGATGACCGTGACCCTCCTCTATGATGGCCGGCATACCTGCGAGGTGACGGGCGGCGGTTATGAGCCGATTGGGGAGATCCTCAGGGATGGCCTTCCGGTGGCCGCCGCCGGCGAGGAACAGCTCGCGCGGCTTTTGCGGATCGGACTTCTCTGCAACGAGTCCGATGTTTATGAAGAGGACGGCGAGTGGCGGGTGGATGGAGATCCAACGGAGGGTGCGCTTATTGTGGCGGCCCTGAAGGGGGGGCTTTCTCCTGAAGCAGAGGAGGAGGCCTGGCCCCAGACGGCCATAATACCCTTCGAGTCCGAGCGGGGTTACATGGCGACCATTCACGACCATGGAGGGAAAAGGTTCATCTTTGTCAAGGGAGCACCGGAGCGGGTCCTGGATATGTGTACCATTGATTCCGCCGAGCGGGAGGCGACCCTGCGGATAGCGGGCGATTTCGCAGCCCAGGGTCTGAGGGTGCTTGCCCATGCCTGGAAAGAAATTCCTCCGGAGACCGGCAAGCTGATTCATGACGATGCTGAGACGGGGCTCTGCCTGGCCGGTCTCCAGGGTATGATCGATCCCCCGCGCCCCGAGGTGGTCGAGGCTATCAGGGGGTGCCGGCGGGCCGGTATCCGGGTTGTTATGATTACCGGCGACCATGGGGTGACGGCACGGGCCATAGCGGCCGACCTGGGTATTGTCCGGGATGATGCGCCGGTCCTTACGGGTCGCGAGCTGGAGGGAATGAGCGACGAGGAGTTTTCCGACTGCGTGAGGGAAGTTTCGGTCTATGCCCGGGTGGCCCCGGAGCATAAACTCAGGATCACCAGGCAAATGGCGGCTTCGGGCGAAATCGTCGCCATGACTGGCGATGGGGTGAACGATGCGCCGGCTCTAAAGGCTGCCCATATCGGGATCGCCATGGGAAAGGGGGGGACCGATGTTGCCAAGGAGGCCTCGGACATGGTTCTCACCGATGACAACTTCGCCAGTATTTTCGAAGCCGTCCGGGAGGGGCGGGTGGTCTTCGACAACCTTCGCAAGGTTACCTTTTTCCTGATTCCCACCGGCGTGGCCGCCATCCTTTCCATCATCGCCACCATGATTATGGGGATGCCGATTCCCTACGTCCCGGCCCAGCTCCTCTGGATCAATCTGGTTACCAACGGGCTTCAGGATGTGGCCATGGCCTTCGAGCCGGGCGAAAAAGGTGTTCTTGACCGCCCTCCCAGGCATCCGAAAGAGGGGCTCATGTCCCGGCTCCTCATCGAGCGGACGGTGCTCGTTGGAGGGCTTATCGCCGTCGGAGTGGTCTATACCTTTACGGATGCCCTGCGTAACGGCGCTACCCTGGAGAACGCACGCACCGTGGCGGTCACTACCATGGTTTTCTTCCAGTTCTTCCAGGCGTGGAATAGCCGTTCCGAGACCAATTCCATCTTCAGTTTGAACCTTCTCTCCAATCCGTTCCTTTTCGTGGCGCTCATTGCCGCTTTCTTCGCTCAGTTGGCAGTTCTATACGTGCCTGCTCTCCATGTT
- a CDS encoding trehalose-phosphatase gives MTTNHASQRLWIFSFDGALTAPSADRSKARLHRLTRQLLEELASSPGERVAVLSSRSLEDLVSRVPIPGVFLGGGCGTEWHIPGGESMTLSGRPKDLLMETRDELLPLLRDVAALPGITFDDRRWSAAIHAGGVAPKVKRTLDEQLEAICRQRSVALYRYPDMVEIQFLPEITMEFGARAICRFLKQEGPIICAGSDANDATAIRWVLRQGGSAISIGRRPIMAGVTAAVDIRSLVRQVRDLAGVSPQLPARRPERRLNKAA, from the coding sequence ATGACGACAAACCATGCGTCACAGCGACTCTGGATATTTTCTTTTGACGGCGCCCTCACAGCACCGTCGGCGGACCGCTCCAAAGCCCGACTCCACCGCCTCACCCGCCAGCTCCTGGAAGAGCTGGCAAGCTCTCCGGGAGAACGTGTTGCGGTTCTTTCCAGCCGCTCCCTTGAAGACCTCGTTTCCCGCGTCCCCATTCCGGGGGTTTTCCTCGGGGGCGGGTGCGGAACCGAATGGCATATTCCCGGCGGCGAATCCATGACACTCTCCGGCCGCCCGAAGGACCTCCTCATGGAGACCCGGGACGAACTGCTGCCGTTGCTGCGCGATGTTGCGGCTCTGCCGGGAATAACGTTCGATGACCGCCGCTGGTCGGCGGCCATCCATGCCGGCGGCGTCGCGCCCAAAGTGAAGCGCACCCTGGACGAACAGCTTGAAGCCATCTGCCGCCAGCGGAGCGTCGCCCTGTACCGCTACCCGGACATGGTCGAGATCCAGTTCCTGCCTGAAATCACCATGGAGTTCGGCGCGCGCGCCATCTGCCGCTTCCTCAAGCAGGAAGGCCCCATCATCTGCGCCGGCAGCGACGCAAACGACGCCACGGCAATCCGCTGGGTTCTGCGGCAGGGGGGAAGCGCCATCTCCATCGGCAGGCGCCCCATCATGGCCGGCGTCACGGCGGCGGTCGATATCCGGTCCCTGGTGCGGCAGGTTCGCGACCTGGCCGGGGTCAGCCCTCAACTGCCGGCGCGCCGCCCCGAACGCCGGCTCAACAAGGCGGCTTAA